Proteins co-encoded in one Spiroplasma gladiatoris genomic window:
- the glyA gene encoding serine hydroxymethyltransferase: MKLNEIIKQSLNDELNRQQNHIELIASENYVSEAVLIANGSIFTNKYAEGYPNRRYYGGCKFVDQVETLGIETAKKLFEAEHVNIQPHSGSQANAAAYKAFLKPNDKVLAMDLKAGGHLTHGFELNFSGEIYNFEFYGVNKDTYYIDFEEVRKKALEFKPNLILAGASAYSREIDFVKFRKIADEVGAYLMVDMAHIAGLVAAKAHPNPCLVADVVTTTTHKTLRGARGGMILCKAKYAKKVDSAVFPGTQGGPLEHLIAGKTQALIEASDQSFVDYANQVIKNAKALCEVLIENDIFVLTNGTDNHLINFEVKSKFNITGKQAEAILESIGIVCNKELLPFDTESSVNTSGLRVGSAAMTTRGFKENEFKEVGRIIVDALNQNKDLEVLKNEVKNLCDKFPIYENIKY; this comes from the coding sequence ATGAAACTAAATGAAATTATCAAACAATCTTTAAACGATGAATTAAATCGTCAACAAAACCACATTGAATTAATTGCTAGTGAAAATTATGTATCTGAAGCAGTATTAATTGCAAATGGATCAATTTTTACAAATAAATACGCAGAAGGTTATCCTAACAGAAGATATTATGGAGGATGTAAATTTGTAGATCAAGTTGAAACTTTAGGAATTGAAACTGCAAAAAAACTATTTGAAGCAGAACATGTCAATATTCAACCTCATTCTGGTAGTCAAGCAAATGCAGCAGCTTATAAAGCATTTTTAAAACCTAATGATAAAGTTTTAGCAATGGATTTAAAAGCTGGAGGACATTTAACTCATGGATTTGAACTAAATTTTTCAGGAGAAATATATAATTTTGAATTTTATGGAGTAAATAAAGATACTTATTATATTGATTTTGAAGAAGTTAGAAAAAAAGCATTAGAATTTAAACCCAACTTAATCTTAGCTGGAGCAAGTGCTTATTCTAGAGAAATAGATTTTGTTAAATTTAGAAAAATTGCAGATGAAGTAGGAGCATATTTAATGGTAGATATGGCTCATATTGCAGGATTAGTTGCAGCAAAAGCACATCCAAACCCTTGTTTAGTAGCAGATGTTGTTACAACAACAACACATAAAACTTTAAGAGGTGCAAGAGGGGGAATGATTTTGTGTAAAGCAAAATATGCTAAAAAAGTTGATAGTGCAGTATTTCCTGGAACTCAAGGAGGACCTTTAGAACATTTAATTGCAGGAAAAACTCAAGCTTTAATTGAAGCAAGCGATCAAAGTTTTGTAGATTATGCAAATCAAGTTATTAAAAATGCTAAAGCTTTATGTGAAGTTTTAATAGAAAATGACATTTTTGTATTAACTAATGGTACAGATAATCATTTAATTAATTTTGAAGTTAAATCAAAATTTAATATTACAGGAAAACAAGCAGAAGCAATTTTAGAGTCAATTGGAATTGTATGTAATAAAGAATTACTACCTTTTGATACTGAATCATCAGTTAATACTTCAGGGTTAAGAGTTGGAAGTGCAGCAATGACTACAAGAGGGTTTAAAGAAAATGAGTTTAAAGAAGTAGGTCGTATAATTGTTGATGCTTTAAATCAAAATAAAGATTTAGAAGTATTAAAAAACGAAGTTAAAAATTTATGTGATAAATTTCCTATTTATGAAAATATTAAATACTAA